The nucleotide window CGTTCGGATCACAGCCTTCATTTGCCAATGGTGAGTGAAACTTTAGGGGTTGTGCCTGCGACGACCTTGGTAAAGGCTGCTGAAGCCATTAAGAATGTAAATCTGTTTGTCTCCAGCTCTACAGTTGCCAAGGAATCAAATGCGCATCGCAGTTTCGTCGCGAATTTAACAAATGAGCTTCGCACCAGCGGGTTCCAAGACGCTTTCGCGGAAGCGGCCTTTGACGTCTTATTTGTAAGCCAAGTTCCTTTAACAGATTCTTCAAAAGTCTTCCAAGATTTCGAGAAGATCGCCAAGAACCAACCGAAGTTGCAGATGGCATTGAGAGACGGCCAAAACTTGTGGATGCTTCCATCTCGGTATCCGATTCCAGTAGCTTCTTTCGGTCAGATCAAAGCAAACCGTACGATTGTTGAAAAGTGCGGCGGTTATAATTTTAGCTATGTGATGGACTATGCTGATGTTACTGAAAAGCTTTTAGTTGTGGATCGCTGTGACCTTAAGAAACAAGTGCAGTATGAGAAGTTTCTGGCTGAAGGCGCAGAAGGATTTGCCATTCAAAATAAAGGCCTGTCCTTTGTTCAATTCCATTTGCCGTCATTGTTGATGAAAAGAACAGAGCTTGAGCAGGTTGCCAATGTCTTTGAATTCATCCAAAAGAGGGATCTTGAAAGTCCCTCATTCAAAAGTTTGGGATGGCGTGAAGTTCGCTGGAGCCAACAAGCCAATGCTTATCAACCAAAAGCCTTTGTCGACGCCATTGAGTGGTTTCGAGTTCCCACCCTCTAAATTATTACTCTTCTAGTGAGGGCAGTTCGGCGCGGAAATTCGAAATTTCTGCCGCGAGCTGATCTTGCTGTTTGCGAAGGGCTTCGACCTCGCGATTTTTTGAATTCACAGTATTCTGTTTGATGCTGATGTCCCCGGACAAAGCATTGATCTGGCCATCAATATATCCTGCTTGAGTGGGGTTTTGTGCGCTCAAGGCGTTGCTTCTTTGCATCTCAAGGAAATTGCGTCGTCCTTGCAGATTGTTGAGTTCTGCATACACATTGTTGAGCTCAGATTGCTTGGTCAAAAGTGTGAAATTGATTTGTTGGCGCTGATTTTCCTTATCGAGAATTTGCGCGTCAACGAAGCGTTTCCGCCCACGGCGATATCCAGGAAGAAAATCTTTTTCTAAATTTGCCGGGCAAACATTTTGGTACTTCTTGCCGGAGGCACCTGCCGCCACTGAGTTGGCCTTAGAACAGTAATCACGGATTCCTTGTGAATGCTGCGCCAGAATGCTGTTGATTGACGGACCTTCGCAAAGGCCGCGATAGAACAGATCGCCCGATTTACCGATTTGATAAGCCTTCTGGGGAGTGCAGTATTGCTCCATGCCTGCTTTAAAGCCCTGATCGAGTTGGGTTTCATTGATGTTCGCTTCAGCCTTGCGACATTCTTGCAAAGTCTTATCAGCATTCAGCCACTCACCACGTAGAGCCACTTTCTGACCATGGTCGAACCAATTTATATTTTCACATTCTTGTCTTTTGAAGTAGCTCGAGCAGCCAAGAAGATTGATTGAACAAATGAGAGCGAAAGTGGAAAGCGCCAGATGTCGTTTCATTTTAGGATGATCCTTATCCAATAAGCTGTTTCAACTCTGTTTCTTGAGAGTGCTGGTCTTCCATGGCTTGCAGCATGGTCAACTCCAATTCCTCAATGTGCGCGCTGGTCTCGTGCAGATCCTTTGCCAAAGAAGCGGCATTGCTGCCTCCACCTGTCGCCAGAGATTCATTTAAAGCGTCTCTTTTTTTGCTCAATTCGGCAATCTTCTTATCGCAGTCCTCAATCAGCTTCTGCGCTTTTTTTATGAGACCTTCAAGGCGTTTGCGCTCTTCCTTGTAGTTGAACTTTGAGGAATCTGTGGCAGAGCTGACCGTCGAAGTCGTTTTGGCTTCTGGAAGGTCTAAGTTTCTTTCCGCAAGGAAGCCTTTTTGCAAACTCCAGACATATTCATCATAAGTGCCAGGGTAAAGAGTGAGCAATCCATGATTCACTTCCAGAATTTTATTCGCGACACGACCGATGAAGCCGCGGTCATGGCTGACCGTGATGATGGTGCCTTCATATCTTTCAAGCGCCGTCGTAAGAGCTTCGACAGTGTCAAAGTCCAAGTGATTCGTCGGTTCATCCAGCAACAACAGTGGAGATTTTTGCAAAAGTATTTGCCCTAAAGCCACGCGGGACTTTTCGCCACCCGAAAGAATTTTTACTTTTTTGTAAACAGCATCGCCACTAAAGAGCAAGCTTCCGGCGATATTCAAAACTTCTTGCTGAGTCACTTCTTTGTGGGCTGCGGAGGCCATCGCTTCCAGAACTGTGTGCTCTGGATTCAAAGCTTCTGGAGTGTGTTGCGCAAAGTAAGACAGACTGACTTGGTGACCCCATTTGATGGCACCACTCAATAAAGGAATTTGCTGACCCAAAGATTTTAGCAAAGTCGATTTCCCGGCTCCGTTAAGACCCACAATGCCCAGGTGATTGCCACGTTCCAAGCGGAGGTTCACGTTCTTTAGAATA belongs to Bdellovibrio svalbardensis and includes:
- a CDS encoding DUF2799 domain-containing protein, which gives rise to MKRHLALSTFALICSINLLGCSSYFKRQECENINWFDHGQKVALRGEWLNADKTLQECRKAEANINETQLDQGFKAGMEQYCTPQKAYQIGKSGDLFYRGLCEGPSINSILAQHSQGIRDYCSKANSVAAGASGKKYQNVCPANLEKDFLPGYRRGRKRFVDAQILDKENQRQQINFTLLTKQSELNNVYAELNNLQGRRNFLEMQRSNALSAQNPTQAGYIDGQINALSGDISIKQNTVNSKNREVEALRKQQDQLAAEISNFRAELPSLEE
- the abc-f gene encoding ribosomal protection-like ABC-F family protein, producing MGITLLQVQGGHKGFGSRVLFEDATFAINEGEHVGVIGPNGAGKTTMFKILVDQEHLDQGLVTKSQQLRLGYLEQESDWNVDEKVEEYLAKNCIKPLWELKQFGLKLGLTEQHFQSHLKQLSGGYRMRVKLLFLIGQEPNLLLLDEPTNFLDLETLLVLESFLQEFKGAFLLISHDREFLRRVTDHILEVEAGDIVKFAGNLDDYFEQKAMLAELLQKQALSQQAKKKSIMDFVTRFGAKATKARQAQSRLKALEKMEMIELKAAPTHSHIQIPPASPTGKMILELENGECGYGDKVILKNVNLRLERGNHLGIVGLNGAGKSTLLKSLGQQIPLLSGAIKWGHQVSLSYFAQHTPEALNPEHTVLEAMASAAHKEVTQQEVLNIAGSLLFSGDAVYKKVKILSGGEKSRVALGQILLQKSPLLLLDEPTNHLDFDTVEALTTALERYEGTIITVSHDRGFIGRVANKILEVNHGLLTLYPGTYDEYVWSLQKGFLAERNLDLPEAKTTSTVSSATDSSKFNYKEERKRLEGLIKKAQKLIEDCDKKIAELSKKRDALNESLATGGGSNAASLAKDLHETSAHIEELELTMLQAMEDQHSQETELKQLIG